Below is a genomic region from Gracilimonas sp..
CATCCTTTAACATTTTACGAATCGCGACTTCTTTGATCTGCTTTTCCATGTATTTATTCCGGCATGCTTCAGAAGCTACTTTAATTACTTCAATATTTTGTCCTGAGCCACTGTAAAGAGTATAAAATACACGAGCAAAAATTTCGATACTTGTTTTATGTAATAAATCACCCAAAACGGGCAGATGTATTATATATTTATCTTTGAGCAACTGCCCCTTCGGGGTTCGAATAAAGTATACAAAGCCAGCGATTGGGATTATAAATGACAATACAATTAAGATCCAATTATCTCTCAGCCAATAACTCATATCCAAAGTTGCTGCTGTCATAGGTGGAAGAGCGATGTCCATTTCGAGAAACATTTCAGCTGTAGCAGGAAAAATGTAACCTACATAAAACAGCACAACACCGATAACCGCTAAAACGGTTACGGCGGGCATCATAAGAGCACGCCTCATATTCTTTTTAAACTCAGCATCCCTCTCCATGAACTTAGCAGTACTTTCAAATACCAATGCCATATTACCTGAGGTGGAAGCAACACTTAGCATATAAGCAGCAAATTTACCGAAGATATCTTCATGTTTACCATATACTTCAGAACCTTCTTTACCATCCTTTAAGTCTTTCTGAATGGTTTTAATAACCTCTTTCATCCTCTTGTTCTGAGTATCCTCGTATAGAAGATTCAAAATCTCATCATAAGGCAACTGTTGTTGAAGCAGATCGGATGATAGCCGGATAAAAGTAACTACCTCTTGCTGTGGAACCCCTCCTTTAAAGTCAAAAAGCTTTTTGTTTATACTCTTAACTTTATAGCCAAGCTTAACAAGAGCCTTTTCCAGCTCTTCTTTGGTATAAGCTTCCTGTTCACCGGTAACTACTGGTTTACCCGGTCGCTGAACCTTATACATAAACATTACTTTCTCGTCAACAGACTGGATTTTTAGTCCATTAGTCTTTGAAAGCCTGTCGACCTTAAGCTGAGCTTCCTTTTTATTGTCAGCCTCAAATTCAGTTTGTACAACTTTTCCCTTTTGTGATATCGCTTTTAGCCTGAATTGTGCCATAATGCTAAAATTTACCCATCTCAGTTTTTAGACATTTAGTCTGCATTAATATAGTTTCAATAATCCAGTATTTCTTAATTCGATTACGAATTGTTTACTAAACCGGGTTGCCACTTAATGATGATATATATCTTTATTTGTTACAATAAACTACTTTTTTTTTAGAAATAAGAATAATCTTGTAAAAGCAACTATTAAAATCTCTTATACTATTTCATATGTATTCGGCAGTATTCCAAAAAACATAAATCAAACTTTGATAAAAAGCGCAGACATCGTTGCTGAAAAATTATTTACTGTTTTTTATAAACCAGCATTCTATCTTGGTTCAAAGAATTTAGAATGACAAAGAAGCAAGACGGCAATCCCTACCTAATTATTTTTGCCCTCTGGTTACTTGTTTTTGCAGCAAGTAGTCAGGTCATGATTATTTCACCCATTCTCCCCCGTATAAGCGAACAACTTGGAACCCCTTTAGAAATCCTTGGAAATTTAGTCACCGTTTATGCAGTTATGGTTGGCTTGTTTGCAATTATCATGGGGCCTCTTTCCGACAAAATTGGACGCCGTAAGATTTTATTAATTGGAACGGGTGGAATTTCCTTCTTCCTGTTTCTTCATGGACTTGTTGATTCATTCATAGGCTTATTAGTTGTTCGTGCCCTCGCAGGGATGGCCGGAGGTGTTCTAAGTGGCTCGGCTGTAGCATATGTTGGTGATTACTTTCCCTACGAAAAAAGAGGCTGGGCAAACGGTTGGATCATGAGTGGCATAGCTATGGGCCAGATATTGGGGATCCCATTAGGAACATTGTTGGCAGATTTAATGGGCTTCCGAATTCCTTTTGTTCTATTCGGTGCCATCATGGCCCTTACCTATGTTTTGATTTTGGCAAAAGTACCACAGCCAAATGTTGAATTATCTCAAGAGCGGGTTACATTTAAAGGATCCATTTCGAAATATTACACCTTACTAAAACGAAGTGA
It encodes:
- a CDS encoding MFS transporter — encoded protein: MTKKQDGNPYLIIFALWLLVFAASSQVMIISPILPRISEQLGTPLEILGNLVTVYAVMVGLFAIIMGPLSDKIGRRKILLIGTGGISFFLFLHGLVDSFIGLLVVRALAGMAGGVLSGSAVAYVGDYFPYEKRGWANGWIMSGIAMGQILGIPLGTLLADLMGFRIPFVLFGAIMALTYVLILAKVPQPNVELSQERVTFKGSISKYYTLLKRSEVRAVAFAYVVMFLSISVYVVYLPTWLENKFGVSGTAIASLFFVGGIANVITGPIAGKISDRIGRKKIIIISCLGLALVMGITTYVISEFWIAYIVFFVTMVLIAMRISPFQALSTQLIKSDNRGSLMSLLVAIGQVGYGVGGAIAGPFYVESGYVSNTFMGTCMILLMAYVVWKHVPEPELNTENHA
- a CDS encoding type II secretion system F family protein, whose product is MAQFRLKAISQKGKVVQTEFEADNKKEAQLKVDRLSKTNGLKIQSVDEKVMFMYKVQRPGKPVVTGEQEAYTKEELEKALVKLGYKVKSINKKLFDFKGGVPQQEVVTFIRLSSDLLQQQLPYDEILNLLYEDTQNKRMKEVIKTIQKDLKDGKEGSEVYGKHEDIFGKFAAYMLSVASTSGNMALVFESTAKFMERDAEFKKNMRRALMMPAVTVLAVIGVVLFYVGYIFPATAEMFLEMDIALPPMTAATLDMSYWLRDNWILIVLSFIIPIAGFVYFIRTPKGQLLKDKYIIHLPVLGDLLHKTSIEIFARVFYTLYSGSGQNIEVIKVASEACRNKYMEKQIKEVAIRKMLKDGAGLIESMEATGVFTNTALSRFRLGAESGALRENAKQLAEYYEIQTTYKMQSVIDMINLFINLFIMVALIAITVVSSESAVIQPNSGV